Below is a genomic region from Anopheles bellator unplaced genomic scaffold, idAnoBellAS_SP24_06.2 scaffold00744_ctg1, whole genome shotgun sequence.
aacaaaacgagtcACTTAAGAAAAGATCTAAGACCGTtaccaccgttgccaccgttaCAACCGTTACTCACCGAACAAAGTCGCGGTACCATCTTGACCTCGTTGTGGCACCGAATCAAATCACTACCCAGGAATCCATCGGCTTTGCAATCTTTTCTGTCCATAGGAATAATCGAGATGGTTCTGGTGAACCACTCCGATGCTGTTTTCGACGTTACTTGGTACGCACTAACTACAGGATTCGTGCTCCATTCGCCGTCGGTACGACGGTTCCAAAGGCAGGATGGGCGATGTACCTTCGGATTGGTGAACTTTGCGATCTTCACGAGAGCGACGTCGTTTCCTGGACGTCCTCGAATATATTTTGGGGACACATAAACATCCTTCACGGCGATACGTTCTTTGCCATCATAAGACACGTACTTTGGATCTCCGCGATCGGTTGTGACGCAGGAAGCGGATGTCAGCAGATACTGGTAGTCGATCAGCGTAGCTCCACAATCGTGCAAGGATGGCGAAGTGTCGTCCCAGATTAATCCAAACCGCTGAAGGGGGTCGTGATTCGCATAATTAACTGTGGTCGAATTTTGGGGTCGTAAGCAGTCCCAATCTTCCAAACATTCTGAAAACAATGAAATAGAAGAGTTTATGCCACTGTTTCTAATCCTGTATGTTAGACTTACCTCCATAGGTTAGAGTTTGGTCTATCTCCCGTTCGATCCAATCTATGTAAGGACTAATCTTAGTGTACACTCCGCTTGATCCTGCGCTACAGGGTGTCCCGAACGATACGacacccaccaccatcggaACTACAAAACCTCCCACATTTAATCGCTTCACACCGATCGGTCCACCCGAGTCACCCTCACAGGTGTCCATATCGTCACCGACCGCACAGAACTGATCGTCTCGAAATCCGTCCGGCATTTGCCTCCGTCTGGTGACTATTCTCTCGACGCAACTAGACAGCTCGATCTTGTCTACTTCCGCCCTCATCAACGTCGGACTGCGTCCCTCCCCCCAACCGGTACTACCGAACCCGATGGCATCCATTCGCTCAGAAGGCAACGAAGGTTCTCGCCACAGACACG
It encodes:
- the LOC131214370 gene encoding serine protease 53-like, whose protein sequence is MSRAVRTLFIASLLLPSIIAFSLLANRQPKASFLDDPPSDYFSRTSMDDCVQRFYSEPEKFNTRPGVYGGFRAYSGEFQHMAAIGWIRSNGKIDYLCGGSLITDDFVLTAAHCAVDHDNIAPSTIRVGDTDLGSKKDDEYAQQVGIGRIIVHPQYRGSRKYFDLALIQLAEPIEYSETVCSACLWREPSLPSERMDAIGFGSTGWGEGRSPTLMRAEVDKIELSSCVERIVTRRRQMPDGFRDDQFCAVGDDMDTCEGDSGGPIGVKRLNVGGFVVPMVVGVVSFGTPCSAGSSGVYTKISPYIDWIEREIDQTLTYGECLEDWDCLRPQNSTTVNYANHDPLQRFGLIWDDTSPSLHDCGATLIDYQYLLTSASCVTTDRGDPKYVSYDGKERIAVKDVYVSPKYIRGRPGNDVALVKIAKFTNPKVHRPSCLWNRRTDGEWSTNPVVSAYQVTSKTASEWFTRTISIIPMDRKDCKADGFLGSDLIRCHNEVKMVPRLCSLDYGAPVTNVRYQETDPNYIYGVVSSLTKDCGSNLIATDVTPHIDWIESIIIRRRDQMLIFSD